The DNA segment ttgtacatttttgtaattaaatttattaattgttttgtttctcagaaatttaattgttatatataaagtTGAACAACACAACAAGAGCATAAAGGTTGTTTGATCTACAGGTTGGCATGACCTGGCGATTAACCAGGCTAAAGTGGTGTGCTGCCAGAAAACATATCCGCAGATATGTCCCCAACTCAGTCATCATCCAGCATTGCGggatgcacctcacggccaacaaggtgccccaaaatgggagttgtgctgtattggccattctcaaagagaatgttacatctCTGCACCACGgagaggttacagcacgcgcaggggtgaaAATAAACGTTTCACAGAATATCACTATGTGGTTGCTGTAGATTCACATTTAAATTGCTATGTACGTAACAAGATAttaatgtatacaaaacaacacATATTTTATCACTTAATTTTATTCTTTTGTGTAATTATTCAATTCACTCATGTGGTGTGGTATTTGTTTACTTGcaatttaatcagattgaatgTTCGCATATGTACTTATAATCAAGTTTGCAGTTAACATCATTCCACCAGTTGTGCTCAACAGATAACATAACACAATCTTCTCTCTTCCATTCATTGTTCGGACTAGTGCGGCCCCACACTGAGAAGTTGGCATTGTTTCCATTCTTCCAGAGGAACACACTCTCTTCTAATATATCATTCAAGCCAATCCAATACTGCGCCTCATCTGTGCAATAATAAGAAATACACCATTAGCCAATCTAATACCTCGACTCATATGTGCAATAATAAGAATgattgaataaattaatgaatgacgacaacccagcacaaaatacacaccagctattgggtgtcaggaAAGGCAAGTATATGGAAAgattgtttacattagaataaaacttatataattatgtaaaaccagtgtaaagagctgtggggaaaagaataatacaatactaatattaaggaaagtatattttaaaggtgTATAAAAGTCAGTGTTTGCTATTGGGTGGCAACTAAGGTAAATGTGTAAATGAAGTGTTAATTAATATCGATAATAAAAAGGCAAACAGCATCCTTTCCTCGAAGGAGGAGCCGGCGAACGTCAACacctgcgcccacgacaggcgtgtgctgcaacagtttgttctgaatgtgtacgttaaaacctatgatcTGATCTGGCCTGACAAACAGTAACCTCTTTTACAAGGCCGAATTGATAGAATGCTTTTAAAACATTGCAACTTCCTCCACGaatcgcctgaggtgcttggtcATAGGATGGAGTAATCTCATTAGACCCATTCTCCCAAATGTTTTTCTCTGATTGTTGTTTTCTCATCTCAGCCATTACACCACGAATGCCGGGATATGTGCCGtcatgtctgtggtaaagtgcatatgaaacatCCCTTACTACGAATGTAGCGGTTTACCTCTTATACTATATGTCATggtaaccaaatgtttgacatcgaatcagtgttttctagtggtgtcgttaaataaaacaaactcatgTATCGGTGGCAGTGATTTATCTATAGACGGATTGCCACGCCCTAGTACAATACACTCTGTATGGGATTTCAGGATGGGCCGTGACATGAACTCTCACCGAAGGAACTTTTGAGGATGTTTCAAGAGAGAAAACTGTCTTAGAACGTCTACATCTCGCTAGAAAGACGACTTGACCGATACTGGCAATTCATGGAAGTGTTTACTTTGTGGAaaacattatacaaaatatatataaaaaaaacggaaacaaaataaaaacaaaatgaaatgatgTACCATTACAGGACAATCATTCCTGGTGGAAGTCCATTTAACTCCCTTGTACACAGATAGATTTACCgatatttgttttgatgtattCTCTGACGGCTGTATGTTTTTCTTCCGTGTCCAAGATGATCAACCTGCTTCCTTTATTACGGCAAGAGTTTTGTGCTCTGATCCACCAGTCTTTTTTGGGGTACGCCTTGAAGCACAAGTTCAGATGTAGAATTAGTGCGTACCCGTCTTCGACTGGACAGTCACCTGCCAATATATTTACCTCTGTCAGTATCTGTGTCTAAATAATACATATGCATAATACATGTGTCATTCGAAATACCCTCTTGACTTTGTTTctgttgtaacatgtttacagataatatattttaaagaactaaAATTGTAGatttaaatacattgtattgtaCATTTTCATAATGTAcgtaataattacattttcaaaCTTAGAATACCAGTGGCCTGTGCATTCAATATGTTTCAGATGCCATATATTATAACTGTACATTGCCAGGTATACGTTTATTGCAGTACGATCAGAAACCCTTTGGATATACAGGTATTAAAATTCTGAGTAGAACGATATGAAGTCTTCATTTGGGTTATCCTCACATTTGATTTTATAGATCTTTACTCGTAATATATTTCTGTTGatagttattatttacattgataCTAACAAATCGAGAGTTCGCAGTATTGAGATTGCATCTCGCCAAACCTACGCCCAACGACTTCAACTTTATTCAGAATATCTCAACAAATGTCCGAAGGCCTCAACCAGACATATTTTACAGCGAAATGCCGTAAATGTGTAATTTCCACACGATTGGTGAATAGGTTGTGACATTTGAACATTTACGGGTACTCTCATATCATGTTTTAGCCTGTAATTCATACTATACTTGTAAAGGTGTGTCTTGTATATCTTCGTGGCTGGAATGCTATACCCTCCCATCAGTATTTGTAAGtcactttaattatttttaaaataaatttaaacaatgcTATATGTTCATATAAGATGTATGGAAATGTTACCATAACAATATTGTCTGACAGTGCGACAGCCGTAACTGTTATTTTACAGTTCTATCTCGTATATACTATCAATTTATTGTCGAAATTTTGCCTTAAGAACATGTACCTTTTGCGTATTCCGTCTCTTTGCCAAGACAAGTTATGTTATGATATGCtatttaatgtaatgtaaacACTAACATAGTAGTCTTTAACTGTATCACTTAATAGCTTTTcttatgcatataaattatctttGACAATGTTTTTTTCGTCCTCTACGTTTATGTCTTACTGCTCCATCAATTTTTGTATTCAGtacaacatttttgtaaaaaaaccaataaaaaaaccGCGATCTGGTTCATTGGCCCATCCATGATTTAATATTGGGGGCATCCACATTGGGGTTGGGTGTTGGatgcaaaaaaaaagactgtCTTTAACATGTGTTATGGGGAAATAGGAAACTATAAACAAACGTGGTAGGGAAAAAAAGATGTATGATTGGAAGATGGAACGGCATAGCCGATGGCCTTGTTATATAATCAACACAAGGTTCAGTAGTCTGTTGGTCACTTTCTACTAGTATCATATTATTTTGGCATGTTCTGGTTCCAGTTTCGGCAACACTTGACCACAATACACGGACACGGTGCGGTTTAGGTGCATTTAAGAAATCTACAGATGTGCACATTCGACAGAGATTTGATACATGTTGGCTCGTAACGATACTTATAATTGTGTTTGCTCTAAATTGttctttaaataattaagtttAAGAACGTACCGCaatgtcaacacattacatCGGAATAAATGGTTATGCTGAAAATATTtactggcccttaattaattttattcaatataatatgaaaaaatagTTTAGTAACATGAgttaggcccaaaacacaccgcaAATTTGTCTGGGTCTgacgagtatggtaccagtcgaaaatgaaaaaaactgaatcgaatgtgataAAACACACTACGTCTGTGATGGCGCGTACAACAGATctggtctggtgcttataaaatctggactcaagactctaatacaGTCTGAGACACCAATGTCATGACAATACATAACAGTTACATACCCAAACGTTAACATAACCAGACATGGTGACTTTGCCACACTCACAAGAGCCAGACCCAGAGCCAGCTATGGTGGGGTGTTTTCAGGTCCTTACCTTCCATAAGAACATATTAATTACTTGCCCTTAATTGTGTTCAGTATGACACGAAGAACAGTTCAGTAACTGCCTTACCTGCCATATCAAAGTAGTGGCGCGATCCTAACGAAGGGAGAGAACTGGCCTTCGCAAGTCTCACAAAATGCAGACGGCATGTCAGATCAGTGTTGTATGTAAACGACCGACAGTCTGGGTGTTGTCTACAATTCGTCGAACATTCCAACAATGTCGTGACGTCATTTAAAGAATATATGACACTGTCTGTAACTGCAACGTCACTCAGCGCATGATTCTAGATCCATGTGAAACGCTGGATGTCactgagaaaaaaaagattacagttacactagagcacaatgatttattaatcatcggtaattcaaacatacagtcttagagagaaacctCGCtacattttactattaaaatgacatcatttgtatgcagcatcccacaaaTAGAATAGCATATACTGCTATTCCAGCAGTGGAACGACAACAGAGTTTACTTTCCGCTATGAATTATACTTTATTCATAGTAACTgatattcattattttatttatttaatcctCCGAGTTTACAGCCAGTTTAAGATGTTGCATACTAATAGAGCCTTTtggcgactaaaattacatattaaatacatttcccTGTGTAGAATACCAGTTTGTTTACGGTCGTGTGCTTTTGCTTGTAGCAgtaatttatcattttaattcgTAGGCCTAATCATGGTACGGAATTAGCTCTTTTCTAACCGGCGCAGTATGTTTTGAGGTTTGTTAACAGAGATAACGTATCAACAtcgttttcttttaataaaatagGAATGGCTGGTCAATTGTATGATCCCAGTTATATTGTAGAATGGGAAACAGTCATCAACATACGTTTAGAAGTTCTCAAATACCTGTCCCACAGTTTACTTTTCATTGGTGTAACAACTGTGGGAACTACAAACAACATATACCCAAAGCTGGTAGCAGTGAAGCAAGACCTCGTGTGTTAAGCTAATGAAATTGATTTGGTAAGTCTGTTACATTATTGTGTTCTTAATCCACCTTAaatccataaaaaaaattcacgtgCACGTTAATCACCAGTTCCAGTTCCAGTTCCAATatgatttaaataatttatattgacAAACTCATTTCATCGAATTGTTTCATTAGGCCATtcgaagaaataataaattcgtaCGTAGAAAATAATTTTAGCCAAATCGAGAAAATGGAAGTAAATTGTAACTTTagtaatataaaacatacattattTGCCAAACCAATTTAAAATGACTACAGATATATTCCAACTGGTAATTGTGGCAAGACCCTGCTGCATCATTATGAGCAAAATTGTCTACGGGTAGTActaatagaggataataaacgagttaccagttattatcaaatttatgtcccgagtgaaatagtTTTCAGTTGTCGCgggtgacaaatgaaaattatttcacgagggacataaacttgataataactggtactgaatttgttattctatttattacctgaactattttttctctaaaagcctttattttcgacacacatGGATGcacatgtatagaaacgatataaaccactttactcagtgttctgagtattgctataactttgtaatttaatcaccttcatagataattttcaaaaacaaattctagtacaaaatatataatgaattgcattaaaatgacattttgttataaatttaacaccaaaaacagacagccgtaaacgcaaactctttaaccTATATGACATCATTGTTTGTGTTTGACAAaccgtgatgacgtcatatttagtaccgacaagatcattggtttgtaagcatcaaaACATCCAACTGTATTGTttgttagaccaatgcatgataattatgatttttatttccccccgttatgagtgcctgctaggataataaaaccaaataacttccggctggatcAAAGTTACAGTTAACACCTGTGATTGGAGAAACATGTTAGTGTTGGCTGctccaaaatttaatgcaaatttatttcatctagtaccactgtgtcaagtaaccgtgtgcttgaaacatatatggggtaactgtagaaaaaaaaaaaaaaaaaaaaaaaaccctaacattttgtgcggaagtagggtagtcatagacgctacctctGAAATGAGGAGCATGACCCAtagtttttttctgattcacttaaAGGGTGAGTGGAGGTAGTATTATATTCGTGGTGTTTAAGTTGATTggtacgctgcaggtaggagtttcaGCCAcatgtcgtctatgggatttgatttcgTAGTAGACACTCTACAGCAGgaacctgcctcggtggcgtcgtggttaggtcattggtctacaggctggtaggtactgggttcggatcccagtcgaggcatgggattttcaatccagataccgacttcaaaccctgagttcaaggctcaatgggtaggtgtaaaccacttgcaccgaccagtgatccataactggttcaacaaaggccatggtttgtgcgaTAAATGTCAGAAGtgtttaattttcaaaacattaagAAATTGCTTATATGTAAGATTATCCCCAATACGATTGATAAGACTAACATAATTTTgccttaaataaaaaaacctttaaaccGGATACTCTTTTAAACTCGATTTTCTACTTCGTggttatgatatatatatatatatatatatatatatatatatatatagatataatatatatacatacatacatataatatataaatacatacatacataaatacgtACATAcccacgcacgcacgcacgcacgcacgcacgcacgcacacacacagatagttagatatagatatagacaaaaagatatatacatatatatatatatatatatatatatatagatagagagagagagagagagagagagagagagagagagagagagagagagagagagagagagacatctctatatatatatatatatatatatatatatacatacatacatacatacatacatagatagatacatacatacatacatacacacacatacatacatacatacatacatacatacatacatacatacatagatagatagatacatacatagatagatacataatatatatatatatatatatatatatatatatatatatatatatatatatatatatagcatatcatatcatatcatacaatatcatatcatataatatcttacactttcagtgcaatcaaagtatgtgatatttttcagatcaaatactttgagaatttgataactttgcaaaataaatataaattaatcgaggtcacgacAATAGGTtcattgacatttaagcaaacgtacttttacaatttacaatttACGTATTCATtgatagtcatcaaataaaaatatttcaatagcaattttacactaaaagctgtccagcgtccagaaaacaaaaaaaacgttaaacactatttattttgatataagaacatccaaaatgacgtttttcaagtttgacgtcatttccagtCTAAAATACACTCCGACACATATTCTTATTTAATTTCAATACCCAGTAAAGGTGgattggaattaaagttgcgtgtacagtttacaaaaacacgttgtgtTAAGCTTGATATAATATCAATAATTGTATGATAatgagattattaccctcgtgtgtttcggtatcgtcaatatcatatattaaagattaaagacgctctgtcacggatgtttgacctaattaatgacctaacaaagtattatctgaaaatatatacatttgatttgtcgctaaaagtactttatttgaCCGTCTACATAACTACCATAACGCACTTAtgactgatattttgtaaaaataattgaattatgtcgacggtgcaaaattcagaaaaaaataacggctatttggatcGAAGAgttgtgacgtattatttttgtagtcacGTGATGGGCAACCCCGAATAACTGCAGTATTAAAACGATttgccaagctcgtgtaacgagaacacttGACAATGgaaataagttataaaaaattatataaacatgtactgaatgataataagcttgtACATTAATTTACAGAAGCATTTTAAACGGCAACGATCctgactagttaggcctttgcgtatacaggtaaatttatcgtttcTTGTAGGCGGAAAAATCTAAACACCGCATTAATTTTTCACTTTTCaaattgattattatataaaatatgccataactTCATGGGTAATTACAGCTGGCTTAGGGTAGgaactattatatttttaacgaatactgtgaactagacggtgtttatatacgaagAGGCTGtatatacgacggccgtgtatatGGCCTCCTACGAGCTACTTTCGGCCTACTAAAATGCAAACTTATACCATTGACCTTCAGAACTTCAAAATTGTGCCAAATTTTCTTCATTAAAATGCGTACCATTTTTCTTTgtcttaatcctacgggacattccaaaattaattacatagcaccataccacctccTGCCTGTTACCAACTAcagttggactgctggtgctcccttgcacctaccagtgcaggcggtccctccttcacctCCCCAGCCTcttcctgtcttggacggaggaaccggccgaggccggtacttgtgcccaggacaggcatgcgctacaacagcttactctgaatgtgcacgttaacctTTTTGTATTTGGAATTGGAATATGGCCTCAGCTAACGAGGGCTGCTTATAAACACAGcaacaaatgtatataggcggtaaataagtatttgattgatccatattgccGAACCACTACTAGGAACAGGaagaatacatactaagtacaaaCAGGGGGATGGGGGTTGAATATGaatctagcggacccttttgtgtacattTTCCATTAACACCTACCCAGTGTTTTTGCCGGAAAGAactatttgggtatggcactttgaaattaaatatttacaatgtgtttgctgAATACAAAAGTAGTCGATAGGGGGTATGGGGGTCCACCCCcagaaataaaatgggttaggtgtagggttagggttatgaaaaacatacagtaataataaagagtcattaattttgtcaaaaggtttaACATAAAAAACGTAAATCTGcaataaaatttgggtatggcgctatacccattttaccctgctACCGTATATGAATAGTGTAACATTGCCCCtgcagtactataataatatgaatatgaatatgaatatgaatatgaatatgaatgaatgaatgaatatttaaagacaccccagcacgaacaatgcatcggctattgggtgtcaaactatgataaaggcaaacaataaaaatgaatgaataaatgaatgaatacatataaataaataaaatgatcagGTGCTGAGAGATtatctaaaaaagaaaataaatacacagcaactacggacagtacacaaactaatagCGGGGGCTTGTAACTGGAAGCATTCGGAAGGAAACGTGTTATCTGTTTTCGAACCTTCAATGTGccattattgttacagataaGCAAAATTAATAACTATGATTCGATAACAGTACTAACACTTTAGCTAGTTTCGCAGATCGGTACGGTTAGTTACTTAAATATGGCGGCATTCTCAgaactattataataataattattattttacattatatattagcCACGAACATATAGCAGGTCGTTTAATCGTAAACAACTGTAAGCGAATTGCGAGTGCGTCACCAACTACACTCGAAGTGGTGACCAATCATATCCGTATAGTAACGGAATAGTTAAGAAACCTCTCTATAtttttaaaggaaatgttttatttaaaaacgcactcaacacattttatttacggttatatggcatcggacacaTGATTagggacaacacagatattgagataggaaagccgctgttgccactttatagactactcttttcgattagcagcatgggatattttatatgcaccatcccgcagagaggatagcacatacaacagcctttgatataccagtcgtggtgcactggctggaacgagaaatatcccaatgggcccacctacggggatcctagatcgaccgcatatcaagcgagagctttaccactgggctacgtcccgtctccTATATTGTTAAATACCTGcagataatatatacacaagggagggggcacaagccatattgtTATGTTCGAAATTTGATAACTGCAAATTAGACGTACATTAATGAGTTCAATGAGGTAAATTTATTGACACGACACTGTAATAACGCACTAGTAAACAATTAGACAAGGCTTCATTTTCTAGTAACGCAGTAccttatattgtgtattaagcaaaaatGATTGTACCACAGTGTTTTTTGTCGGTGCAGGCACATACCCATCTCGTTgcacaagcatttttttttgtGGCACATTTTTCGGGGAACATGTCTCGACCCTTCATcgtaaacttcgctcgcctcagtgtagacccccctccccctgcacacgcgtTTGCTGTGGTACTGTGTACGGAGCTccgtaaaaaacaaaacaaaaaacaacacacacaaaaaaaagaagtaaaaaaagtaaataaataaaacaaataataatattaaacaaaaatcgtGAGTTTATGTTCAAgctatttattatttcatttcagcgtattcgccgtttgtttgtttttgttttgttttttgtcaagaaataatattttaaaatctctaTACACGACGGTCATGCACgcgcgtgcgtgtatgtgttgtgtgtgtgttgtgactGTGTGTTATCATTTTTTCTGTGTTGcgtgtggtttgtgtgtgtgcatgtgcgtgtgcgtgtttaTGTAGACGTACCTCAGTGCTTGGTAAACACAACACAGAACAACAGCTAGACGGACCATATGAATAAAAGGCGGATTCTGCATCATCCAACAACTAATCTACACTGTAGTATGTAACCACTTTCATATGCATATTTAACGGCGTATTGGATAccatcaatattttaaaatagtatggttGATTTAACTGCAATATGAGGTCAACCCAAACTACATTTGGTGTCATTGGAGGCGCAATTGCTTCCTTTTCGCATATTAAAATCGTCACTTTGCCTCATTAGTGCAAAAATAATGGTATCCGTTTATTTGAAGGATACTTTTGTGTTTACCGAATGTTTCGTTGCTGTGATATATAcgtacttaaagggacattcctgagtttgctgcaatttttaagatgttattgattaacagactttttaacgattgaaattacatatcaaatatatttttctgcataaaacatgAGTGGCTggatattaaatgtgtttctgatcgttctaatatttgtacttaaaggttaaatttcatattttttcctaaaatattgttttttcgtacgtacgaaattatttgcagacaaaatccagtttgggcttcttagaaatattaagacgaccagaaacacattgaatatacagacactgatattctaaacaagaaaatatattgaatatgcaagtttaatcgtagaaatattttattggtcggaaatatcttacaatgtagcaaactcaggaatgtccctttaaaaccttTTCTTTGTTTGTCAAAAATATGTTCTACTGTCACTTAATAAACTTGGTAGAGTACATCTATGATAACATAAACATTGCATGTGGTTGTGCCCGGCCTGAATGAtctattttactttaaaatccaagatggccaccaacaTTCTCTTTAACAATACGATGCTAGTCTCT comes from the Gigantopelta aegis isolate Gae_Host chromosome 14, Gae_host_genome, whole genome shotgun sequence genome and includes:
- the LOC121388079 gene encoding C-type lectin-like, translated to MAGDCPVEDGYALILHLNLCFKAYPKKDWWIRAQNSCRNKGSRLIILDTEEKHTAVREYIKTNIDEAQYWIGLNDILEESVFLWKNGNNANFSVWGRTSPNNEWKREDCVMLSVEHNWWNDVNCKLDYKYICEHSI